In one window of Helianthus annuus cultivar XRQ/B chromosome 17, HanXRQr2.0-SUNRISE, whole genome shotgun sequence DNA:
- the LOC110924260 gene encoding uncharacterized protein LOC110924260: MSDGRRDRRQQNRRFAAGGSGIDQRDPRDIEIERLNQQIRELELIQQPFDDHYHRDDEDDRTATDSVVWDDYDHQDQFHNVFASPDHRQPRPQPHDQFHNVFAPPDHRQPRPQPHHPTDPMRSLGIRTEIPEFEGKMQPDDFIDWLSTVECIFDLRQVPEPLKVKLVAIRLRKYASLWWEHVQNQRYREGKHKVETWDKMKRLMKAKFLPVNHKQESFLEYHSFKQQSLLAKKVEKQLVTRSRSNVRYQQPRGQQPPNSQPRIDPPKAAPIVPDIPSGAGSSSAQRWYKCHGIGHLKRECPNKQVIALVDEPQPSYDTDSENEKDDRSEVIYPDKGEALVVQRLLHTAVADSSNDTTWLRNTIFRTKCTSKGKICNVIIDSGSCENIVSNTMVEKLKLPLHDHPEPYQLTWLKKGNLLKVTHRCLMQFSIGNKYSDEVWCEVLPMDACHILLGRPWQYDRRAKHDGFRNTYTFKKDGINITLAPCDPRQDGAASMLVTRSVFTSLTKSEPPQLIFGLVMAEPNADTNAVPDEVRPLLTKFCDVFPDDIPAGLPMMRDIQHCIDFIPGASIPNKPAYRMNPKEFNELHKQVTELLEKGLIRESMSPCAVPALLVPKPNGTFRMCVDSRAVNKITIKYRFPIPRFDDVLDHLHGAHVFSKTDLCSGYHQIRMRQGDEWKMAFKTRDGLYEWMVMPFGLSNAPSTFMRLMNHIFKPFIAKCVVVYFDDILVYSANIEQHLAHL; this comes from the exons ATGTCGGATGGAAGGAGAGATCGTCGACAACAGAACCGCAGATTTGCCGCCGGAGGCAGCGGGATTGATCAACGTGATCCTCGCGACATCGAGATTGAAAGACTCAATCAACAGATTCGGGAACTTGAGTTGATTCAACAGCCGTTTGACGACCATTACCAccgtgatgatgaagatgatcgcaCCGCCACGGACTCCGTAGTATGGGACGATTATGATCATCAGGATCAATTTCATAATGTTTTTGCTTCACCAGACCACAGGCAACCACGTCCGCAGCCGCACGATCAATTTCATAATGTTTTTGCTCCACCAGACCACAGGCAACCACGTCCGCAACCGCACCACCCCACTGATCCCATGCGATCCTTGGGGATCAGAACTGAAATTCCAGAATTCGAAGGGAAGATGCAACCGGACGACTTCATCGATTGGTTGTCTACCGTAGAGTGTATTTTTGATCTCAGACAAGTCCCGGAGCCCTTAAAGGTAAAACTCGTTGCCATTCGCTTACGTAAGTACGCTTCATTATGGTGGGAACATGTGCAAAATCAACGATATCGGGAGGGTAAACACAAAGTTGAGACATGGGATAAGATGAAGCGTTTGATGAAGGCTAAATTTTTACCCGTTAACCATAAACAAGAATCTTTTTTGGAGTATCACTCGTTCAAACAACAGTCTTT GTTAGCTAAAAAGGTTGAAAAACAGCTCGTGACCCGTTCCCGTTCCAATGTACGCTATCAGCAGCCTCGGGGACAACAACCGCCCAACTCACAGCCCCGCATTGACCCACCAAAGGCCGCCCCGATCGTCCCTGACATCCCTTCAGGGGCTGGTTCCTCTTCGGCACAACGTTGGTACAAATGCCACGGTATTGGTCACCTAAAACGGGAGTGCCCTAATAAACAGGTCATTGCTTTGGTTGACGAACCGCAACCCTCCTACGACACCGACTCAGAAAATGAGAAGGATGACCGGTCTGAAGTTATTTATCCGGATAAGGGCGAAGCCCTTGTGGTACAGCGGTTGTTACATACTGCGGTGGCAGATTCTTCCAATGACACGACATGGCTACGCAACACAATTTTTCGAACAAAGTGCACCTCTAAAGGGAAAATTTGCAATGTTATAATCGACAGTGGGAGTTGTGAAAATATAGTTTCTAACACTATGGTTGAAAAGTTGAAACTGCCTCTTCATGATCACCCGGAACCTTATCAACTTACCTGGTTAAAAAAGGGGAATCTTCTAAAGGTAACACACCGTTGCCTCATGCAATTTTCCATTGGCAATAAATACTCAGATGAGGTTTGGTGCGAGGTCCTTCCCATGGATGCGTGTCATATTCTTTTGGGTCGTCCTTGGCAATACGATCGTCGGGCAAAACACGACGGGTTTCGAAACACGTACACGTTCAAAAAGGACGGCATTAATATTACACTTGCTCCTTGTGATCCACGACAAGATGGTGCTGCTTCCATGTTGGTTACCCGCTCGGTTTTTACTTCATTAACAAAGTCGGAACCACCGCAACTAATTTTTGGGTTAGTCATGGCCGAACCCAATGCAGACACTAATGCCGTCCCTGATGAGGTACGTCCTTTGTTGACTAAATTTTGTGATGTTTTCCCAGATGATATCCCCGCAGGTTTACCAATGATGCGTGATATCCAACATTGCATCGACTTCATTCCCGGTGCAAGCATTCCCAACAAGCCCGCTTATCGCATGAACCCCAAAGAATTTAATGAGTTACACAAACAAGTTACCGAGCTATTGGAAAAGGGTCTCATACGCGAAAGCATGAGTCCGTGTGCTGTTCCAGCATTGTTAGTACCCAAGCCGAATGGCACCTTTCGAATGTGTGTTGATAGTAGGGCGGTGAACAAAATTACAATCAAATATCGGTTCCCAATTCCCAGGTTTGATGATGTGTTGGATCATTTACATGGTGCTCATGTGTTTTCTAAAACTGATTTGTGTAGCGGCTACCACCAGATTCGAATGCGTCAAGGAGACGAGTGGAAGATGGCTTTTAAAACACGAGATGGATTGTATGAATGgatggtcatgccgtttgggttgtcAAATGCACCAAGCACCTTCATGCGTTTGATGAACCATATTTTTAAACCTTTTATCGCTAAGTGCGTGGTCGTCTATTTCGACGACATCTTGGTCTATAGCGCAAATATTGAGCAACACTTGGCACATCTCTGA